A part of Marinobacter psychrophilus genomic DNA contains:
- a CDS encoding homoserine dehydrogenase yields MKQVSVGICGLGTVGSGTFKVLTRNAAIIAGRSGCNIQITRIASRTPRTDIDLGGVPFSTDVYDVVNDPAIDIVVEVIGGYDAAKELVLTAIKNGKHVVTANKALIAEHGTEIFAAAEKAGVIVAYEAGVAGGIPVIKAIREGLAGNRIDWIAGIMNGTGNFILTEMRAGREFAGVLEEAKALGYAEADPTFDVEGIDAAHKLTILASAGFGVPLQFNKAYTEGISKITPYDIAHAEQLGYRIKHLGIARRREEGIELRVHPTLVPQDHLIARVDGVLNAILVDGDAVGQTMYYGPGAGDEATGSAVVADIIDVARIVASGSSLRVPFLGFAPEAMENLPVLEMEDVQSAYYLRISAFDRPGVLAEIATILSDSGINIESIMQKEFEVKDGRIPVIILTHTVQERQMNGAIAELENLPDIDGKVVRIRAENFN; encoded by the coding sequence GTGAAACAGGTCAGTGTCGGAATTTGCGGACTAGGAACCGTGGGCAGCGGAACCTTCAAGGTACTCACTCGCAACGCGGCGATCATTGCCGGCAGGTCAGGGTGCAACATCCAGATTACCCGCATCGCCAGCCGAACCCCCCGCACAGACATCGACCTGGGCGGGGTTCCCTTCAGCACTGATGTCTATGACGTGGTGAACGATCCTGCCATTGATATCGTGGTGGAAGTGATTGGCGGCTACGATGCCGCCAAAGAACTGGTGCTGACCGCGATCAAAAACGGCAAGCACGTAGTTACCGCCAACAAAGCATTGATAGCTGAGCACGGTACCGAAATTTTCGCTGCAGCTGAAAAAGCCGGCGTAATCGTGGCCTATGAGGCCGGCGTGGCCGGTGGTATTCCGGTTATCAAAGCCATTCGTGAAGGCCTGGCGGGCAACCGCATTGACTGGATTGCCGGCATTATGAATGGCACCGGTAACTTCATTCTGACCGAAATGCGCGCGGGTCGTGAATTCGCCGGCGTGTTGGAAGAGGCCAAGGCTTTGGGTTACGCCGAAGCCGACCCCACCTTTGACGTGGAAGGCATAGATGCGGCCCACAAGCTCACCATTCTGGCTTCGGCCGGTTTTGGTGTGCCGCTGCAGTTCAACAAAGCCTACACCGAAGGTATCTCCAAAATTACCCCTTACGACATCGCCCACGCCGAACAGCTGGGTTATCGCATCAAGCATCTGGGCATTGCCCGCCGCCGCGAAGAAGGCATAGAGCTGCGGGTTCACCCCACGCTGGTGCCCCAAGACCACTTGATTGCGCGGGTAGACGGCGTGCTCAACGCCATTTTGGTAGACGGCGATGCCGTAGGCCAAACCATGTACTACGGCCCTGGTGCCGGCGACGAAGCCACCGGTTCCGCCGTGGTTGCTGACATTATCGACGTTGCCCGCATCGTTGCGAGTGGCAGCAGCTTGCGCGTACCCTTCCTGGGCTTCGCACCGGAAGCGATGGAAAATCTGCCGGTACTGGAAATGGAAGACGTACAGTCGGCGTATTACCTGCGTATCTCCGCATTTGATCGCCCAGGTGTGCTGGCCGAAATCGCCACTATTTTGAGCGACAGCGGCATCAACATCGAATCCATCATGCAAAAAGAATTCGAAGTGAAAGACGGCCGCATCCCGGTCATTATCCTGACTCACACAGTGCAGGAACGGCAGATGAACGGTGCCATTGCAGAATTGGAAAACCTGCCAGACATAGACGGCAAGGTTGTTCGTATTCGCGCTGAAAACTTTAACTAA
- the thrC gene encoding threonine synthase: MRYISTRGDSPALDFEDVLLTGLAPDGGLYVPESLPQFNLEEIRSWRGLSYSELAFKVMYPFVEGAIPADDFRTMLDDTYGAFAHKAIAPLVQIDSNEWVLELFHGPTLAFKDFALQLLGRLLDYVLERRKQHVVIMGATSGDTGSAAIEGCRRCEHVDIFILHPYQRVSEVQRRQMTTVQGDNIYNIAVRGNFDDCQRMVKASFGDQSFLGGKTQLAAVNSINWARIMAQIVYYFHASLALGGPDRSMAFSVPTGNFGDIFAGYLARKMGLPISQLVIATNRNDILHRFMSGNKYEQQHLEATLSPSMDIMVSSNFERLLFDLHGRDGHAVKTLLEDAAKGPVSIDDFRWKQARSLFDSSAIDDKDTCDTIRDVFQQNAYLLDPHTAIGVRAARNCRRDASIPMITLGTAHPAKFPDAIAASGVSAKPELPAHMVDLFEREEKYTVLDNNIADVQGFIAKHWKNT, from the coding sequence GTGAGATACATCAGCACGCGGGGTGACTCGCCCGCACTGGATTTTGAAGATGTTCTGCTGACCGGCCTGGCGCCAGACGGCGGTTTGTACGTGCCTGAAAGCCTGCCCCAGTTCAATCTGGAAGAAATCCGCAGCTGGCGTGGCCTAAGCTACAGCGAACTGGCGTTTAAGGTGATGTACCCGTTTGTCGAAGGCGCCATTCCCGCCGACGATTTCCGCACCATGCTGGATGACACCTACGGCGCGTTCGCTCACAAGGCCATTGCCCCGCTGGTTCAGATCGACAGCAACGAATGGGTGTTGGAGCTGTTTCACGGGCCGACCCTGGCGTTTAAAGACTTTGCACTGCAACTGCTGGGCCGCCTGCTGGATTACGTGCTGGAACGGCGTAAGCAGCACGTGGTGATTATGGGCGCTACCTCTGGTGATACCGGTTCGGCCGCCATCGAAGGCTGCCGCCGCTGCGAACACGTGGATATCTTTATTCTGCACCCCTACCAGCGCGTGTCCGAAGTACAGCGTCGGCAGATGACGACGGTGCAAGGTGATAATATTTACAACATTGCCGTGCGTGGTAATTTTGATGACTGCCAACGTATGGTGAAAGCCAGCTTTGGCGACCAGTCGTTTCTGGGTGGAAAAACCCAGCTGGCGGCGGTGAATTCCATCAACTGGGCCCGCATCATGGCCCAGATTGTGTATTATTTTCATGCTTCTCTGGCCCTCGGTGGGCCAGATCGCAGCATGGCGTTCTCGGTGCCCACCGGCAACTTTGGCGATATCTTTGCCGGTTACCTGGCGCGGAAAATGGGCCTACCCATTTCCCAGCTGGTGATTGCTACCAACCGTAACGACATACTGCATCGCTTTATGAGCGGCAACAAATACGAGCAGCAACATTTGGAGGCTACCCTTTCGCCAAGCATGGATATTATGGTGTCCAGCAACTTCGAGCGCCTGCTGTTTGATCTGCACGGCCGCGACGGTCACGCCGTGAAAACACTGCTGGAAGACGCCGCCAAAGGCCCGGTCAGCATCGACGACTTCCGTTGGAAGCAGGCCCGCAGTCTTTTTGACAGCAGTGCGATAGACGACAAAGACACCTGCGACACCATCCGCGACGTGTTCCAGCAGAACGCATATCTGTTAGACCCGCACACCGCCATTGGCGTGCGTGCCGCCCGCAACTGCCGCCGCGATGCCAGCATTCCGATGATTACCCTGGGCACCGCCCACCCGGCTAAATTTCCCGATGCGATAGCCGCATCTGGCGTGAGCGCTAAGCCCGAACTGCCGGCGCACATGGTCGATCTGTTCGAGCGCGAAGAGAAATACACCGTGCTGGACAACAACATCGCCGACGTTCAGGGCTTTATTGCCAAACATTGGAAAAACACCTGA